Below is a genomic region from Mustela lutreola isolate mMusLut2 chromosome 1, mMusLut2.pri, whole genome shotgun sequence.
tcctttcctcccttgcAGGATACTTCTCCCTTGGTCTCCTTCCCACCTCTTGGCAGTGCCCCGGAACAGCGGAAGGGTCTGTCCCGGTCCATTCCTGGTACATTCCCTGCATTTCCCTTTCCTAAATGTCTTGGTATCCCTGGCCCAAGGGCTTCTAGGAGCTTGTGGGGCTGCCTTCTGTTGCCCACCCTCACTCGTCTCCACACCTGTCACCTTTGACTTCCAACTTCTCCATTTCATCACAGTGTCCTTGGGCCTCTGCACATTGTTATTCCCTCTCTGGGGACCATGATCCCCCTCCCCACATTATTCAGCTCCTGCCATGTCTGTCTTACCCATCCATCCTCCAGGCTCCTTATCCTCTAGAGCTATGCTGTCCCAGACaggagccactagccacatgtggttagttCATATTAAGATGTGCTTTAACTATAAAACACCAGATTTCAAAGCAAAAAATGACTATTCATAATTTTTATGCTGACTTTATAttgaagtgaaaatattttagctgtACTAGCTGAAATACATtattgatactttaaaaatatatggctattaggaaattttaaattacGTGATATGGACTGTATTTCCACTGGACAGCAGTGCTTCTAGGGGCTTCAGTGAGAACCAGTGAGGTGAGGGGCCTCCCCACATCCCCTGCTGTCCCATGCCCACCCACCACAGAGCCAGCCCTGCAAGGTGGGGGGGATGGCCTGTCCCCCACGCCATACCTGACACAGCAGTATTTGGTGAAGACGGACGACCTGGGAAGAGGCACAGGGAAAGAAGCTCCTCATGACACCACTTTCCCACCTTTTATTATCCAATAAATGGATGGGAATGTAGACAAGGACAGGACAACAGcaaattttcaataaataagagaaatgggGATGACAGTGGGGCCCATGCCTGCACGGCCCCATATAAATAACCAGGTCACTGGGCTACAGTGGACATGGAGCCGGGCTGGGCAGTCGCCTGCACTGCCCAGCTGGGGGATAGACACCAACaccacagagacacagaaacGACTTGAGGCCAGAGGGGCCTCTCCAGCCCCGCACACACCCCCTCCCTGAACACTCCTGAGATCTTGGGGTGACTATGCAGGCTGGCACCCTGTATCACAGCCTTGCCCAGGTCAAGACTGTGGTTCCAATTTCAATAAAAacagcagggaggggggcagataCATGCATTAAGCCCCTTCTGTAGGCAGAGCCAGGGATGGGCAGCCCCATGGGGGCCTGAAGGCACAGGCCCTGGAAGCTGCAAAAATGGGGCCACAGATAAAGCTACTAATGGAAGGGGTGGCAAGGAGTCAAGCTCTCCCCGCATACCACCCAGGCCAGAACCTGCAAGGAACCAGAGAAGCCCTGTGTCCCAGGacacctctctctccccacttcatGGTCAGAAGAACTATAACCAGGTGATGGCCAGGGACTTGCCCACAGTTAGAACCAGGGAGCTCAAGTCTCCAGCCCACGGCTTTTGGTACCTCTTCCCTATGTGACGCCCAccggaagaggagggagaggtccTCGCTAGGGCCCTGGACGGAGGCGGGGCAGTAGATTACCAAGGTGTGGGGCCAAGGGTGCCAGGCTGAGGACCCCTTCCCACAGCCAAGGCTAGCCACCTGGTGGTACAGAGGGTCCTGCAGGGTCCTAGGTTCTGGCCAGGGCAGGGCACAGGGGCAGGGGAGGTGCCCTCAACCTGCTCCTGCACACAGCACCCGCCAGCTGGCCTGCCTCTACACGGGGGTGGACACTCCCACCTCCAGGCCTTGGCCTTTGCTGTTCTGTCTGCTGGACCATTGCTTCTTGATCCTCACAGGCCCAGTTGCAGCTCTACCTCCTCCGGGAGGCCTCCAGAAcctcccagggcagggctgcTGTGTCTTCAGCTGAGGCAGGCCATCAGATAACCAGAGTGCTCTCACTTAGCCGGACCACATAGCGGTTTTCCTGGGAGACAGAAGTGAGGACTCAGAGCTGAGTTAGGGGGCTTCTGGGCTCCAGGAAACTGGCCCCTGCCCAGAGCTCCCATCTGCAAATCCAGGTTGGTCCAGGTGCCAACATACTTGCCCCCTTAGGCCCTCACCTCAGCCTTGTTCTCTGCCGGGGGCTTCAGCCACTTCGTATGGCTTCCACCACTTCCCAGCAGTGcccgctgctcagtggggaggccagGTTGTGGGGAATCAGGGAGGTCACTCGCCGAGGGCCCAGCCTCCGTGATAGTCTTCACCTCAGGGGCTGCTGAACTTGACCGTTGCTCTGGAATTCGGGCCACTCGGAACCTGCAAGGAGTGGTGGTATAATGACACCCCCTCCCTTTAAAGGGAGAACCTTGGGTATAGAAAGGGCAGTACCTGCTAGGGTCCCACACCAAGTTCATGGATCAGAGCCTGAGCTCTTCCTATATCCTCCCACCCACAGATGAGCCCCCAACTACCCCCCAACCCTAGGTTGTAGATAAACAGTCCTTTGGCCTGAGGGCCCCAAGGTGTGATGGAGGCCAGGACCCTGCCCTGGGTCCCAAGGACTCGAGTGAGATACAGCAGATCTGGGAAGACCTGACTTCTCCCTGACCGCCCCACACCCCTTCTGCTTAGAAGCATATTGAGGCCAGAGAGGGAGCATCACTGAACAGGATGTTCAGGGCTCAGATAAGGTTGGGGAGATGGGGCCCTGAGTATAACATCTCTCCCTGACGCTCCTGCGTCAGTGCCCATCTCACCTGCCCACAGACAAGATGGTGATCTCGCCCTGGCGTCCTGCCTTGGCCCCTGACTTTGGAGCCCTGGCAGGGTTGGGCAGGAGTCTGGGAGTGGGGGTAGCGGCAGCTGCGGCCTCAGGGGACAGCAGCACCTCGGGCCACTTCTTCTGGCTGCACCGGGAGCAGCAGGGGCCAGAGAGTGAGGCCAAGCCCTGCACGGTGTGGAGGTGGTGGCGATGCGGGCAGATGTGTGGCAAACTGGGGGTGCCTAGTGGCAGCCTGCAAAAGGCACAAGTGGGAGCGGTCACTAGGGCAGGCCCATGCCAGGGGTCACCAACAGGGTAACGTGAACACATCCGAGTGGTGAATCCCCCCAGAAGCAAGCCAACCAAGTGTGGGCATGGGGCCCCTGCCCACTCACCTGGGCAAAGGCCCGTGGCCAGTCTGTACCAGCTGTTTGCTGTGGTACTCCTTCAGCAGCTCCTCCAGGGCCGCCGCATTCTCTGTGGGCAGCGGCAGTCAGAACCCAGCTCCCTGTG
It encodes:
- the RELT gene encoding tumor necrosis factor receptor superfamily member 19L isoform X3 encodes the protein MYLSGPLLAWSLGLWTPIFLLEVSRSQLPICLEAGDSQGLRMKPSPPHWPLSCLFVLLPWPLATPVSTTSWQCPPGKEPHLDPGQGTLCRSCPPGTFSALWGPGPCQPHSRCSPRGRLEAQAGTATQDTLCGDCQPGWVATLGVPHVPCQPCSWMPLGTRGCSGINPAYRAEDANEDTIGVLVRLITEKKENAAALEELLKEYHSKQLVQTGHGPLPRLPLGTPSLPHICPHRHHLHTVQGLASLSGPCCSRCSQKKWPEVLLSPEAAAAATPTPRLLPNPARAPKSGAKAGRQGEITILSVGRFRVARIPEQRSSSAAPEVKTITEAGPSASDLPDSPQPGLPTEQRALLGSGGSHTKWLKPPAENKAEENRYVVRLSESTLVI